In Choloepus didactylus isolate mChoDid1 chromosome 6, mChoDid1.pri, whole genome shotgun sequence, one DNA window encodes the following:
- the LOC119537459 gene encoding olfactory receptor 4B1-like, giving the protein MASTNVTEFIFTGLFQDPEVQRVCFMVFLLVYLATVVGNGLIILIVSINKSLKTPMYFFLSFLSLVEISYSSTIVPKFITDLLATIKSISLEGCLAQLFFFHFLGVTEILLLVVMAYDHYVAICKPLHYMTIMSRQLCHVLVAGSWMGGFLHSMIQISITIQLPFCGPNVIDHYFCNLQPLFKLACTDTFVVGVIVFANSGLFSVCSFLILVSSYMVILVNLRNHSAEGRRKALSTCASHITVVMLFFGPAIFLYMRPSSTFTEDKLVAVFYTVITLMLNPIIYKLRNAEVKNAIWRLWGKKVNLGIQ; this is encoded by the coding sequence ATGGCCAGTACAAATGTGACTGAGTTCATTTTTACTGGCCTTTTCCAGGATCCAGAGGTGCAGAGAGTCTGCTTTATGGTGTTTCTTCTCGTGTACCTGGCCACAGTGGTGGGCAATGGCCTCATCATCCTCATAGTCAGCATCAACAAGAGTCTGAagacccccatgtacttcttccttagCTTCCTGTCCCTGGTGGAGATCAGTTACTCCTCTACAATTGTCCCCAAATTCATTACAGACTTACTTGCCACGATCAAGTCCATTTCCCTGGAGGGCTGTCTGGCTCAGTTGTTCTTCTTCCACTTCCTTGGGGTCACTGAGATCCTTTTGCTGGTGGTGATGGCTTATGAccactatgtggccatctgcaagcCTCTTCATTACATGACCATTATGAGCCGTCAACTGTGTCATGTACTAGTTGCTGGTTCCTGGATGGGGGGCTTTTTACACTCCATGATTCAGATTTCTATCACCATTCAATTGCCCTTCTGTGGCCCCAATGTGATTGACCACTACTTTTGTAACCTCCAGCCATTATTCAAGCTTGCATGCACTGACACTTTTGTTGTGGGGGTTATTGTGTTTGCCAACAGTGGCTTATTCTCTGTCTGCTCCTTCCTCATCTTGGTGTCCTCCTATATGGTCATCTTGGTCAACTTGAGGAACCATTCTGCAGAGGGGAGGCGCAAAGCCCtctccacctgtgcctcccacATCACAGTGGTCATGTTGTTCTTTGGACCTGCCATCTTCCTCTACATGCGGCCATCCTCTACCTTCACTGAGGACAAACTGGTGGCTGTGTTCTACACAGTGATCACCCTCATGTTGAACCCCATCATCTACAAACTCAGAAATGCAGAGGTGAAAAATGCCATATGGAGGTTGTGGGGTAAGAAAGTGAACTTGGGGATACAGTGA